In Nocardioides cavernae, a single genomic region encodes these proteins:
- a CDS encoding pyruvate carboxylase encodes MFSKVLVANRGEIAVRAFRAAREIGARTVAVFPHEDRGSEHRMKAEEAYQIGEEGHPVRAYLDPQAIVDVAVRCGADAIYPGYGFLSENPALAEACAAAGITFIGPSAEVLTLTGNKARAIAAAKAAGVPVLESVPPSTDVDELLAAAEQIEAPLFVKAVAGGGGRGMRRVEDRADLRDAIETCMREAEGAFGDPTVFIEQAVVDPRHIEVQILSDGTGSEDGVIHLYERDCSVQRRHQKVVEIAPAPNLDPEIRDRMCADAVRFAREIGYKNAGTVEFLLDPSGRYVFIEMNPRIQVEHTVTEEVTAVDLVQSQMLIAAGATLADLDLTQDSVQPRGFALQCRITTEDPANGFRPDTGKITTYRSPGGPGVRLDGGTTYSGAEISPHFDSMLAKLTCRGRTFEAAVQKARRALLEFRIRGVSTNVGFLQAVLADPDFAAGGVTTSFIEDHPGLLTAQVGRDRATKLLAYLADVTVNQPHGAAPVTVTPASKLPQLDRSQPVPDGTRQLLRAVGPEEFARRLRAQEQVAVTDTTFRDAHQSLLATRVRTRDLLGVAEHVARTTPQLWSVECWGGATYDVALRFLAEDPWERLAALREAIPNVGLQMLLRGRNTVGYTPYPTQVTEAFVQEAAETGIDVFRVFDALNDVSQMRPAIDAVRATGTSVAEVALCYTGDLSSPDERLYTLDYYLRLAEQIVDAGAHVLAIKDMAGLLRAPAARTLVTALRERFDLPVHLHTHDTPGGQLATLLAAIDAGVDAVDAACASMAGTTSQPALSALVSATDHSDRETGLSLAAVNAMEPYWEAVRRVYAPFESGLPAPTGRVYRHEIPGGQLSNLRQQAIALGLGEKFEQVEDMYAAANDILGNVVKVTPSSKVVGDLALALVAAGADPAEFEADPASYDVPDSVIGFLNGELGDPPGGWPEPFRTKALAGRTWKQSTESLTEEQQTSLATDRRATLNELLFPGPTAAFRESRESYGDLSAVSTIDYLYGLRRGEEHPVRVREGREMLFGLEAISEPDERGIRNVMATVDGQMRPVQVRDRSIAASVVTAEKADPTNSGHVAAPYDGAVTVTVAEGDSVEAGQTVATIEAMKMEASITAPVAGTVSRLAVPATQAVEGGDLVLVISPR; translated from the coding sequence ATGTTCTCCAAGGTGCTCGTCGCCAACCGTGGCGAGATCGCAGTCCGGGCCTTCCGTGCGGCGCGCGAGATCGGTGCGCGCACGGTGGCCGTCTTCCCCCACGAGGACCGCGGGTCCGAGCACCGGATGAAGGCCGAGGAGGCCTACCAGATCGGCGAGGAGGGGCACCCCGTCCGCGCCTACCTCGACCCGCAGGCCATCGTCGACGTCGCGGTCCGCTGCGGCGCCGACGCGATCTACCCCGGCTACGGCTTCCTGTCGGAGAACCCCGCCCTCGCCGAGGCGTGCGCCGCTGCGGGCATCACCTTCATCGGTCCCAGCGCCGAGGTGCTCACCCTCACCGGCAACAAGGCGCGCGCGATCGCCGCGGCCAAGGCCGCCGGCGTACCCGTGCTCGAGTCCGTCCCACCGTCGACCGACGTCGACGAGCTCCTCGCCGCCGCCGAGCAGATCGAGGCGCCGCTCTTCGTCAAGGCCGTCGCCGGTGGCGGCGGGCGCGGCATGCGGCGCGTGGAGGACCGCGCCGACCTCCGCGACGCGATCGAGACCTGCATGCGCGAGGCCGAGGGTGCCTTCGGCGACCCGACCGTCTTCATCGAGCAGGCCGTCGTCGACCCGCGCCACATCGAGGTCCAGATCCTCTCCGACGGGACCGGGTCCGAGGACGGTGTCATCCACCTCTACGAGCGCGACTGCTCGGTCCAGCGCCGCCACCAGAAGGTCGTCGAGATCGCCCCGGCGCCCAACCTCGACCCCGAGATCCGCGACCGCATGTGCGCCGACGCGGTGCGCTTCGCCCGCGAGATCGGCTACAAGAACGCCGGCACCGTGGAGTTCCTCCTCGATCCCAGCGGCAGGTACGTCTTCATCGAGATGAACCCCCGCATCCAGGTCGAGCACACGGTGACCGAGGAGGTCACCGCGGTCGACCTCGTGCAGTCGCAGATGCTGATCGCCGCGGGCGCCACCCTCGCCGACCTCGACCTCACCCAGGACTCGGTGCAGCCGCGCGGCTTCGCGCTCCAGTGCCGGATCACCACCGAGGACCCCGCCAACGGCTTCCGGCCCGACACCGGGAAGATCACCACCTACCGCTCCCCCGGCGGCCCGGGCGTGCGCCTCGACGGCGGCACCACCTACTCAGGCGCAGAGATCAGCCCGCACTTCGACTCGATGCTGGCCAAGCTCACCTGTCGCGGCCGCACCTTCGAGGCCGCCGTCCAGAAGGCCCGTCGCGCGCTGCTGGAGTTCCGCATCCGCGGCGTCTCGACCAACGTCGGGTTCCTCCAGGCCGTGCTCGCCGACCCCGACTTCGCCGCCGGCGGCGTCACCACGTCCTTCATCGAGGACCACCCCGGCCTGCTCACCGCGCAGGTCGGGCGCGACCGCGCCACCAAGCTCCTGGCCTACCTTGCCGACGTCACCGTCAACCAGCCCCACGGCGCCGCTCCGGTGACGGTCACCCCGGCCAGCAAGCTCCCGCAGCTCGACCGGTCGCAGCCGGTGCCCGACGGCACCCGCCAGCTGCTGCGCGCGGTCGGGCCCGAGGAGTTCGCCCGCCGGCTGCGCGCGCAGGAGCAGGTCGCCGTCACCGACACCACCTTCCGCGACGCCCACCAGTCGCTGCTCGCCACGCGCGTGCGCACCCGCGACCTGCTCGGGGTCGCCGAACACGTCGCCCGGACCACCCCGCAGCTGTGGTCGGTCGAGTGCTGGGGCGGGGCGACGTACGACGTCGCGCTGCGCTTCCTGGCCGAGGACCCGTGGGAGCGGCTGGCGGCGCTGCGCGAGGCGATCCCCAACGTCGGCCTTCAGATGCTGCTCCGCGGCCGCAACACCGTCGGCTACACGCCCTACCCGACGCAGGTCACCGAGGCCTTCGTGCAGGAGGCCGCCGAGACCGGCATCGACGTGTTCCGCGTCTTCGACGCCCTCAACGACGTCTCGCAGATGCGCCCGGCCATCGACGCCGTCCGCGCGACCGGCACGTCGGTGGCCGAGGTCGCGCTCTGCTACACCGGCGACCTGTCCTCGCCCGACGAGCGGCTCTACACCCTCGACTACTACCTCCGGCTCGCCGAGCAGATCGTCGACGCGGGTGCCCACGTGCTCGCGATCAAGGACATGGCCGGCCTGCTGCGCGCCCCGGCCGCGCGCACCCTGGTGACGGCGCTGCGCGAGCGCTTCGACCTGCCAGTCCACCTGCACACCCACGACACCCCCGGCGGCCAGCTCGCCACGCTGCTCGCGGCGATCGACGCCGGGGTCGACGCGGTCGACGCCGCGTGCGCCTCGATGGCAGGCACGACGTCGCAGCCCGCCCTGTCGGCGCTGGTGTCGGCGACCGACCACTCCGACCGCGAGACCGGGCTCTCGCTCGCCGCGGTCAACGCCATGGAGCCCTACTGGGAGGCCGTGCGCCGGGTCTACGCGCCCTTCGAGTCGGGGCTGCCAGCCCCCACCGGGCGGGTCTACCGCCACGAGATCCCCGGCGGCCAGCTGTCCAACCTGCGCCAGCAGGCGATCGCGCTCGGCCTCGGTGAGAAGTTCGAGCAGGTCGAGGACATGTACGCCGCGGCCAACGACATCCTCGGCAACGTCGTGAAGGTGACGCCGTCGTCCAAGGTCGTCGGCGACCTCGCCCTCGCGCTCGTCGCGGCCGGCGCCGACCCGGCGGAGTTCGAGGCCGACCCGGCGTCGTACGACGTCCCGGACTCGGTGATCGGCTTCCTCAACGGCGAGCTGGGCGACCCGCCCGGCGGCTGGCCGGAGCCCTTCCGCACCAAGGCGCTCGCCGGCCGCACCTGGAAGCAGTCGACCGAGAGCCTCACCGAGGAGCAGCAGACCAGCTTGGCCACCGACCGTCGCGCGACCCTCAACGAGCTGCTGTTCCCGGGCCCGACGGCCGCGTTCCGCGAGTCGCGCGAGTCCTACGGCGACCTGTCGGCCGTGTCGACCATCGACTACCTCTACGGCCTGCGTCGCGGCGAGGAGCACCCCGTGCGGGTGCGCGAGGGCCGCGAGATGCTGTTCGGCCTCGAGGCGATCAGCGAGCCCGACGAGCGCGGTATCCGCAACGTGATGGCGACCGTCGACGGCCAGATGCGGCCGGTGCAGGTACGCGACCGCAGCATCGCAGCGAGCGTCGTCACGGCCGAGAAGGCCGACCCGACCAACAGCGGGCACGTCGCGGCGCCCTACGACGGGGCGGTGACGGTCACCGTCGCCGAGGGCGACAGCGTGGAGGCGGGACAGACGGTGGCGACGATCGAGGCGATGAAGATGGAGGCCTCCATCACCGCACCGGTCGCCGGGACCGTCAGCCGCCTCGCGGTGCCCGCCACGCAGGCCGTCGAGGGCGGCGACCTGGTACTGGTGATCAGCCCTCGTTGA
- a CDS encoding SGNH/GDSL hydrolase family protein, which translates to MTRRLRLAAAVAALALAASACESGQAAGDGDVDLPDPVVDTEVTTRIDYVAMGDSFSAGPFIGTMRTDPQGCARSKDNYPAFLADWLDVASYTDVTCSAATTRDLHAPMVMFDGNTTGPQVDALSAETDLVTLGIGGNDFGIYDSLIQCQRGPAVACPVEQLRADTGKVTGRVKDAVRRIARVAPDAKVLVVGYPDILPTEGTCRAVGVPAEVLAPVTEVADLLNASIRRGARAADASYVDMAAVSDGHDVCAKGRAWVNGPRFRAGIAAPFHPKINGMRAVATEVFRQVTGADPEEITEYAEPDPDVVVLNEG; encoded by the coding sequence GTGACCCGACGACTCAGGCTGGCGGCAGCAGTCGCCGCCCTCGCTCTCGCCGCGTCCGCCTGCGAGTCCGGCCAGGCGGCCGGCGACGGCGACGTCGACCTGCCCGACCCCGTCGTCGACACCGAGGTGACGACCCGGATCGACTACGTCGCGATGGGCGACTCGTTCTCGGCCGGCCCGTTCATCGGCACGATGCGCACCGACCCCCAGGGCTGCGCGCGGTCCAAGGACAACTACCCGGCGTTCCTGGCCGACTGGCTCGACGTCGCCAGCTACACCGACGTGACCTGCTCGGCCGCCACGACCAGGGACCTCCACGCGCCGATGGTGATGTTCGACGGCAACACCACCGGGCCGCAGGTCGACGCGCTGTCGGCCGAGACCGACCTCGTCACCCTCGGCATCGGCGGCAACGACTTCGGCATCTACGACTCGCTCATCCAGTGCCAGCGCGGACCGGCGGTCGCCTGCCCGGTCGAGCAGCTGCGCGCCGACACCGGCAAGGTCACCGGCCGGGTCAAGGACGCCGTACGACGCATCGCCAGGGTCGCGCCCGACGCCAAGGTGCTGGTCGTCGGATATCCCGACATCCTCCCCACCGAGGGCACCTGTCGCGCCGTCGGCGTGCCTGCCGAGGTGCTGGCCCCGGTGACCGAGGTCGCCGACCTGCTCAACGCCTCGATCCGCCGCGGCGCCCGGGCGGCAGATGCGTCGTACGTCGACATGGCGGCGGTCTCTGACGGCCACGACGTCTGCGCCAAGGGCCGGGCGTGGGTCAACGGCCCGCGGTTCCGCGCAGGCATCGCGGCGCCGTTCCACCCGAAGATCAACGGCATGCGAGCCGTCGCCACCGAGGTGTTCCGGCAGGTGACCGGGGCGGACCCCGAGGAGATCACGGAGTACGCCGAGCCCGACCCCGACGTGGTCGTGCTCAACGAGGGCTGA
- a CDS encoding SpoIID/LytB domain-containing protein — MLTRSRLLPVVLAASALLLPALPASAAEPSAEPRQKVEAWTVPGSSAITITGHGFGHGNGMSQYGALGAAQQGLTWQQINEFYYPGTTWGAVRGKLRVLITADTGRDVQVAAERGLKVGRVGRSRTWRVPSNNARKWRLVAAGRDTAVQWTKGGSWRTWKKVSGEAEFSAADGRLTLVLPGARRDYRGTLQSVAPRLGGKRETVNKVGMEAYLRGVVPQEVPALWTPAAVSAQSVAARTYAAFERSHPNASHYDLCDTTQCQVYGGADVEHPSATAAIQATAGQGLYYDGRPAFTQFSASNGGFSSAGSMPYLVAQSDPYDGLVNPAYSTWTTTIDDTQVEKHWPDLGDLTGIEVVTRDGNGEWGGRVTNMAFVFTGGRATLSGDDARSYLGLYSDWFTFSVIPRQKGPARQ; from the coding sequence ATGTTGACCCGTTCCCGCCTGCTGCCAGTCGTGCTCGCCGCGAGTGCGCTGCTGCTTCCTGCCCTGCCGGCGTCGGCCGCCGAGCCGTCGGCCGAGCCGCGCCAGAAGGTCGAGGCCTGGACCGTCCCCGGCAGCAGCGCGATCACCATCACCGGCCACGGCTTCGGTCACGGCAACGGCATGTCGCAGTACGGCGCGCTGGGAGCGGCCCAGCAGGGTCTGACCTGGCAGCAGATCAACGAGTTCTACTACCCCGGCACCACGTGGGGAGCAGTCCGCGGCAAGCTGCGCGTGCTCATCACCGCCGACACCGGGCGGGACGTGCAGGTCGCGGCCGAGCGCGGCCTCAAGGTCGGCCGGGTGGGTCGCTCGCGCACCTGGCGCGTGCCCTCCAACAACGCGCGCAAGTGGCGCCTGGTCGCGGCCGGCCGCGACACCGCCGTCCAGTGGACGAAGGGCGGCTCGTGGCGCACCTGGAAGAAGGTCAGCGGCGAGGCGGAGTTCAGCGCCGCCGACGGCCGGCTGACCCTCGTGCTGCCCGGCGCCCGTCGTGACTACCGCGGCACCCTGCAGTCCGTGGCCCCCCGCCTGGGCGGCAAGCGCGAGACCGTGAACAAGGTCGGCATGGAGGCCTACCTGCGCGGCGTCGTGCCGCAGGAGGTCCCCGCCCTGTGGACCCCGGCGGCGGTCAGCGCCCAGTCCGTCGCGGCGCGCACCTATGCGGCGTTCGAACGATCGCACCCCAACGCCTCCCACTACGACCTCTGCGACACGACGCAGTGCCAGGTCTACGGCGGCGCGGACGTCGAGCACCCGTCGGCGACCGCGGCCATCCAGGCCACGGCCGGGCAAGGCCTCTACTACGACGGGCGACCGGCGTTCACGCAGTTCTCCGCGAGCAACGGCGGCTTCTCCTCGGCCGGCTCCATGCCCTACCTCGTGGCGCAGTCCGACCCCTACGACGGCCTCGTCAACCCGGCCTACTCCACGTGGACCACCACCATCGACGACACGCAGGTCGAGAAGCACTGGCCCGACCTGGGCGACCTCACCGGCATCGAGGTCGTCACACGCGACGGCAACGGCGAGTGGGGCGGTCGCGTCACGAACATGGCGTTCGTCTTCACCGGCGGCCGGGCCACGTTGAGCGGCGACGACGCCCGCTCCTACCTCGGCCTCTACTCCGACTGGTTCACGTTCAGCGTCATCCCGCGACAGAAGGGCCCCGCGCGCCAGTGA
- a CDS encoding Fpg/Nei family DNA glycosylase: MPEGDSVWKLARRLDRQLVGHTVDRSDFRTPALATRDLSGREVIGHDTHGKHLLTRLSGAAGSPPATLHSHLRMDGSWSTLAPGKRLPGKLQPHVRLVWSLDDGRTVHGIRLHDLALVPTDREADLVGHLGPDPLRDDWDAEEAVRRLLAAPTTPLVTALLDQRSLAGLGNLWANELAFLSGVSPWTPVGEVDVPHLVERAATMLRHSAHVPGAYQVTTGSPVKGDDHWITGRQRQGCRRCGGPVSVQAEVPGDSANRRTWWCRSCQPGPGPEARVGDGPGIRRGAGAGRPRPPTRSSTGRR; this comes from the coding sequence GTGCCCGAGGGAGACAGCGTGTGGAAGCTCGCCCGCCGGCTGGACCGCCAGCTCGTGGGCCACACGGTCGACCGCTCCGACTTCCGCACCCCCGCGCTCGCCACGCGCGACCTGTCGGGCCGCGAGGTCATCGGGCACGACACCCACGGCAAGCACCTGCTGACCCGCCTGTCCGGCGCGGCGGGCTCGCCGCCGGCCACGCTCCACAGCCACCTCCGCATGGACGGCTCCTGGTCCACCCTGGCGCCGGGCAAGCGGTTGCCCGGCAAGCTGCAGCCCCACGTCCGGCTCGTGTGGTCCCTCGACGACGGGCGCACCGTCCACGGCATCCGGCTGCACGACCTCGCCCTCGTGCCGACCGACCGCGAGGCCGACCTGGTCGGCCACCTCGGCCCCGACCCGCTCCGCGACGACTGGGACGCCGAGGAGGCCGTCCGCCGCCTGCTCGCCGCGCCGACCACCCCGCTGGTGACCGCGCTGCTCGACCAGCGGTCGCTCGCCGGCCTGGGCAACCTCTGGGCCAACGAGCTCGCCTTCCTCAGCGGCGTGAGCCCGTGGACGCCGGTCGGCGAGGTCGACGTGCCCCACCTCGTCGAGCGCGCCGCCACGATGCTGCGCCACTCGGCGCACGTGCCGGGCGCCTACCAGGTGACCACCGGCTCACCGGTCAAGGGCGACGACCACTGGATCACGGGCCGCCAGCGGCAGGGCTGCCGCCGGTGCGGCGGCCCGGTGAGCGTGCAGGCCGAGGTGCCGGGGGACAGCGCCAACCGCCGCACGTGGTGGTGCCGGTCGTGCCAGCCCGGCCCGGGCCCGGAGGCCCGCGTCGGCGACGGACCCGGGATCAGACGTGGTGCAGGCGCCGGGCGGCCTCGGCCACCGACCCGCTCATCGACGGGTAGACGGTGA
- a CDS encoding NAD(P)H-quinone dehydrogenase, translated as MTDHIVIVGGGPGGYEAAHVAAQLGAQVTVVDTDGVGGSAVLTDCVPSKTLIATAELMTDMSTAQELGVNFHDHQGDAATTISVDLARVNARVKQLAADQSTDIAARLDRDGVRVVTGRGRLGPDLTVVATTADGEETLQADAVIVATGAAPRTLPSAQPDGERILTWEQVYDLTEVPEKLIVVGSGVTGAEFASAYLSLGIDVTLVSSRDRVLPGEDADASAVLEDVATRRGMKVLSRSRMQSVTREGDEVTVTLTDGRTVTGSHCILALGSVPNTADLGLEEAGVAVDDGGFITVDRVSRTTARGIYSAGDCTGVLMLASVAAMQGRIAMWHFLGDAVAPLDLKKVSSNVFTSPEIATVGWSQQAVDAGEIEAEVVTLPLAGNARAKMQGVRDGFVKLFCRPGTGIVVGGVVVGPRASELIHPVSVAVAESLTADQLAHAFTVYPSMSGSVAEAARRLHHV; from the coding sequence ATGACCGACCACATCGTCATCGTCGGCGGCGGGCCGGGCGGCTACGAGGCCGCCCACGTGGCCGCGCAGCTGGGCGCGCAGGTCACCGTCGTCGACACCGACGGAGTCGGCGGCTCGGCGGTGCTCACCGACTGCGTGCCGAGCAAGACGCTCATCGCGACCGCCGAGCTGATGACCGACATGTCGACGGCGCAGGAGCTCGGGGTCAACTTCCACGACCACCAGGGCGACGCGGCGACGACCATCAGCGTCGACCTGGCGCGGGTCAACGCCCGCGTCAAGCAGCTCGCGGCCGACCAGTCGACCGACATCGCGGCCCGCCTCGACCGCGACGGCGTACGCGTCGTCACCGGCCGCGGCCGCCTCGGCCCGGACCTCACCGTCGTCGCCACGACCGCCGACGGCGAGGAGACCCTGCAGGCCGACGCGGTCATCGTCGCGACCGGCGCGGCGCCCCGCACGCTGCCGAGCGCCCAGCCCGACGGCGAGCGGATCCTCACCTGGGAGCAGGTCTACGACCTCACCGAGGTGCCGGAGAAGCTGATCGTGGTGGGCTCGGGCGTCACCGGCGCGGAGTTCGCCAGCGCCTACCTGTCGCTCGGCATCGACGTGACGCTGGTCAGCAGCCGCGACCGGGTGCTGCCCGGCGAGGACGCCGACGCGTCGGCGGTGCTGGAGGACGTGGCCACCCGCCGCGGGATGAAGGTGCTCAGCCGCTCCCGCATGCAGTCGGTGACCCGCGAGGGCGACGAGGTGACGGTGACCCTCACCGACGGCCGCACGGTGACGGGCAGCCACTGCATCCTTGCGCTCGGTTCGGTGCCCAACACCGCCGACCTCGGCCTCGAGGAGGCGGGCGTGGCCGTGGACGACGGCGGCTTCATCACCGTCGACCGCGTCTCGCGCACCACGGCGCGCGGGATCTACTCCGCCGGCGACTGCACGGGCGTGCTGATGCTGGCCTCGGTGGCGGCGATGCAGGGCCGGATCGCGATGTGGCACTTCCTGGGCGACGCGGTCGCGCCGCTGGACCTCAAGAAGGTGTCGTCCAACGTCTTCACCTCCCCGGAGATCGCCACCGTCGGCTGGTCGCAGCAGGCCGTCGACGCCGGCGAGATCGAGGCCGAGGTCGTCACCCTGCCGCTGGCCGGCAACGCCCGCGCCAAGATGCAGGGCGTGCGCGACGGCTTCGTGAAGCTCTTCTGCCGCCCGGGCACCGGCATCGTGGTCGGGGGAGTGGTCGTCGGGCCGCGGGCCTCCGAGCTCATCCACCCGGTGTCGGTCGCGGTCGCGGAGTCGCTGACCGCCGACCAGCTCGCCCACGCGTTCACCGTCTACCCGTCGATGAGCGGGTCGGTGGCCGAGGCCGCCCGGCGCCTGCACCACGTCTGA
- the lpdA gene encoding dihydrolipoyl dehydrogenase, whose protein sequence is MTDTHFDTLVLGAGPGGYVAAIRASQLGQKVAVVEAKYWGGVCLNVGCIPSKALLKNAELAHTLQHEKAKFGIEGDATMSFGPTHKRSRDVSAGIVKGVHFLMKKNKITEIDGWGTLTSATGIDVKDNDGQTTGYTFDNLILATGATVRLVPGVELSDNVVTYEEQILTDQLPGSIVIGGSGAIGVEFAYVMANFGVDVTIVEFLDRMVPTEDADISKELLKHYKKLGVKVLTSTAVKKVEDTGSGVKVTIAPAAGGDEQVIEADKFLAAFGFAPRVTGFGLEDIGVAVSERGAIEIDDYMRTNVDNVYAIGDCTGKMMLAHVAEAMGIVAAETINGAETMPVEYDFVPRATYCMPQIGSFGYSEAQAKEKGYDVKTATFPFTANGKAMGLGEAVGFVKVVADAEHNEIIGTHMIGPDVTELLPVMTLAQKWDLTADEVARNVFAHPTLGEAVKEAVHGIAGHMINL, encoded by the coding sequence GTGACCGACACCCACTTCGACACCCTCGTCCTCGGCGCCGGCCCCGGTGGCTACGTCGCCGCGATCCGCGCCTCCCAGCTCGGCCAGAAGGTGGCCGTGGTGGAGGCCAAGTACTGGGGAGGTGTCTGCCTCAACGTCGGCTGCATCCCGTCGAAGGCCCTGCTCAAGAACGCCGAGTTAGCTCACACGCTCCAGCACGAGAAGGCGAAGTTCGGCATCGAGGGCGACGCCACGATGTCCTTCGGCCCGACCCACAAGCGCAGCCGCGACGTCAGCGCCGGCATCGTCAAGGGCGTCCACTTCCTGATGAAGAAGAACAAGATCACCGAGATCGACGGCTGGGGCACCCTGACCAGCGCGACCGGGATCGACGTCAAGGACAACGACGGCCAGACCACCGGCTACACCTTCGACAACCTGATCCTCGCCACCGGCGCCACCGTGCGCCTGGTGCCCGGTGTCGAGCTGAGCGACAACGTCGTGACCTACGAGGAGCAGATCCTCACCGACCAGCTGCCGGGCTCGATCGTCATCGGCGGCTCCGGGGCGATCGGCGTCGAGTTCGCCTACGTGATGGCCAACTTCGGCGTCGACGTCACGATCGTGGAGTTCCTCGACCGGATGGTCCCCACCGAGGACGCCGACATCTCCAAGGAGCTCCTCAAGCACTACAAGAAGCTCGGCGTGAAGGTGCTCACCTCCACGGCGGTCAAGAAGGTCGAGGACACCGGCTCGGGCGTCAAGGTCACCATCGCCCCCGCCGCGGGTGGCGACGAGCAGGTGATCGAGGCCGACAAGTTCCTCGCCGCCTTCGGCTTCGCCCCGCGGGTCACGGGCTTCGGCCTCGAGGACATCGGCGTCGCGGTCTCCGAGCGCGGCGCGATCGAGATCGACGACTACATGCGCACCAACGTCGACAACGTCTACGCCATCGGTGACTGCACCGGGAAGATGATGCTCGCCCACGTCGCCGAGGCGATGGGCATCGTGGCCGCCGAGACGATCAACGGCGCCGAGACGATGCCGGTCGAGTACGACTTCGTGCCCCGCGCCACCTACTGCATGCCGCAGATCGGCTCGTTCGGCTACAGCGAGGCCCAGGCCAAGGAGAAGGGCTACGACGTCAAGACCGCGACGTTCCCCTTCACCGCCAACGGCAAGGCGATGGGCCTCGGTGAGGCCGTCGGCTTCGTGAAGGTCGTCGCCGACGCCGAGCACAACGAGATCATCGGCACCCACATGATCGGCCCCGACGTCACCGAGCTGCTGCCGGTCATGACGCTGGCCCAGAAGTGGGACCTCACCGCCGACGAGGTGGCCCGCAACGTCTTCGCCCACCCGACCCTCGGTGAGGCCGTCAAGGAGGCCGTCCACGGCATCGCCGGTCACATGATCAACCTCTGA
- a CDS encoding gamma-glutamylcyclotransferase, which yields MTLYAAYGTNLDPARMGERCPHSILHSTGWLTGWRLTFGGEEHGWDGALSTIVQDPFEQVFVAVYDVTPEDERLLDGWEAADTGLYRKTRVRVQTLTGALVVWAYVLDAYEGGLPSASYLGVLADAADAAGAPEDYVAALRRRACRSTGL from the coding sequence GTGACGCTGTACGCCGCCTACGGGACGAACCTCGATCCCGCCCGCATGGGTGAGCGCTGCCCTCACTCGATCCTCCACTCCACCGGCTGGCTCACGGGCTGGCGGTTGACGTTCGGCGGCGAGGAGCACGGCTGGGACGGTGCCCTCTCGACGATCGTGCAGGACCCGTTCGAGCAGGTCTTCGTGGCGGTCTACGACGTCACGCCCGAGGACGAGCGCCTGCTCGACGGCTGGGAGGCCGCCGACACCGGCCTCTACCGCAAGACCAGGGTGCGGGTGCAGACGCTGACCGGCGCGCTCGTCGTGTGGGCCTACGTCCTCGACGCCTACGAGGGAGGCCTGCCCTCGGCGTCCTACCTCGGGGTCCTCGCCGACGCGGCTGACGCCGCGGGTGCGCCCGAGGACTACGTCGCGGCCCTGCGCCGCCGGGCCTGCCGGTCCACCGGGCTCTGA
- a CDS encoding purine-nucleoside phosphorylase — protein MTHAASVPTPYESAAEAAARLAELTGVERHDIALVLGSGWLPAVDALGEATAEIDTTDLPGFSAAAVAGHSGKIRSIRSGDKNLLVFLSRTHFYEGKGVAAVVHPVRTAAAAGCSAIVLTNGCGGLKQGWQPGQPVLISDHINLTGTSPIVGANFVDLTDLYSPRLRAMCKEVDDSLDEGVYVQFPGPHYETPAEVRMAGIMGGHLVGMSTTLEAIAAREAGMEVLGISLVTNLAAGLSGEPLNHEEVLVAGRSAASRMGGLLSQVVTRI, from the coding sequence GTGACCCACGCAGCCTCCGTCCCCACGCCCTACGAGAGCGCCGCCGAGGCGGCCGCCCGGCTCGCCGAGCTGACCGGCGTCGAGCGCCACGACATCGCCCTGGTGCTGGGCTCGGGCTGGCTCCCGGCCGTGGACGCGCTCGGCGAGGCGACCGCCGAGATCGACACGACCGACCTCCCCGGCTTCAGCGCCGCCGCCGTCGCGGGCCACAGCGGCAAGATCCGTTCCATCAGGAGCGGCGACAAGAACCTCCTGGTGTTCCTCTCGCGCACCCACTTCTACGAGGGCAAGGGCGTCGCCGCCGTCGTGCACCCGGTGCGTACGGCGGCCGCGGCCGGCTGCTCGGCCATCGTCCTCACCAACGGGTGCGGCGGACTCAAGCAGGGCTGGCAGCCCGGCCAGCCGGTGCTGATCTCCGACCACATCAACCTCACCGGCACGAGCCCGATCGTCGGTGCGAACTTCGTGGACCTGACCGACCTCTACAGCCCGCGCCTGCGCGCGATGTGCAAGGAGGTCGACGACTCCCTCGACGAGGGCGTCTACGTGCAGTTCCCCGGCCCCCACTACGAGACGCCCGCCGAGGTCCGGATGGCCGGCATCATGGGCGGCCACCTCGTCGGCATGAGCACCACACTGGAGGCCATCGCCGCCCGCGAGGCCGGCATGGAGGTCCTCGGGATCAGCCTGGTCACCAACCTCGCCGCCGGCCTGAGCGGCGAGCCGCTCAACCACGAGGAGGTCCTCGTGGCGGGTCGCTCCGCGGCCAGTCGGATGGGCGGCCTGCTGAGCCAGGTCGTGACGAGGATCTGA